The Clostridia bacterium genome contains the following window.
GGATGGACTATGTACACGGGCGCCGCCGCGTGGTATTACCGCGCTGTTATAGAGGAGATGCTCGGCCTGAAAAAACGCGGCCGCAGACTATATATAGATCCTCGCGTTCCTTCCGGTTGGCAGGGCTTTGAAGTTGCATGCGAGCTTGACGGTACGGAACTGAAAATTACCGCCAGGCGCACTGGGAAAAAGCGCGTCTTTTCAAACGGAACGGAGGTGGATTACGTCGCCCTTGACGGAGGCGAAAAAACGGTAATTGCGGAGTATTGACGCGAATTGCGCGGTGAATGCGGAGAGGCTGTTCTTCGGGCGGCTTCTCCGCAGGTGTTTTCAGTCGTTTTTGTTGAAAAATATACAAATATACACTTGATTAATGAGCGTGAATGTGTTACAATCTACAATGTATAAGGGTGTATTATGCGATAAATAGAAAGTTGAGGTACAAAAATGAACGAAAAGAAGCTTTTAATGATCGGAAATAGCTTTTCCTGGAACGCTTATACCTATCTGCAGAGCATAGCCGACAGCAGTCCGATGAAGCTTAAGGTTGGAGATCTTTGCTACGGCGGATGCAGTCTCCAGATGCACAAGAATTTCTTTGAGACCGGAGCCGAGGTTTACGGCTACGAGCATACCCGCAGAAAGAGCAACGGTTCCTGCGATATAAACACTGCGCTCGAGAGCGACGACTGGACTCATATTTCGCTGCAGCAGGTCAGCGGACTTGCCGGTAATTTTGACACGTATCAGCCGTACCTCGATTACGTTTACAACTACGTTCACAAGCGCGTACCGAACGCGGAGATAATAATACATCAGACGTGGGCGTATCAGCACGATTCCACACACGAACATTTTCCCGATTTCAATTGCGATCAGGACTATATGTTCAAGTGTGTGAAAGAAGCCTACTTCCGCGCTGCCGAAGCGATAGGAGCGAAGCATATAGTGCCGTCGGGCGAAGCGTTCCAGCTTGCCAGAGCGAGCGCTATCGGCGATACTCTCTGCGAGGACGGTTTCCACGCCAACGCCAAAGGGCAGTATCTCGCGGGCGGTGTCTTCTTCGAGGTCGTGACCGGCGGATCGATTTATGATTCGACCTTCAAGCCGGATAATATTAACGACGGGGATTTTGCGATTCTTCGCGACTGCATACACAAGGCCTGCGATATGTACGGCAGATGCGAATAAGATCCGCAGGGCATGCTTTCTGATTTTTAATGGTGGTTGATGAGATGAAAAGAACGATTACAGCGCTGATAATAATCGCTATGCTGGCTTCGCTGCTTCCTTCCGCGTGGATACACGCCGAAGGCGATGCGGACGCGCTCCGTGCGCAGCTTTCGCAAGCCGTTGATTCTGCGCGTCCGCTTCTCTATAAGGACAACAGCGAGCAGACCGAGAAGTATCTTTATGACCGGATTCTTCGCGCGGAGGCGGCGCTGTTTGAAGGCAACGCCGACGCGGAAACGCTTTACGGACTTCTGGAAGAGGTGGGTAACGGGATCGATTTTCTCGCGCCTATGAAGGGAAGCGAGCGTGTCCGGCTTATGTCATTCGATTACGTTACCTCTGACGATATCGCGCTTATGGCGAACAATGTCGGCGTCGTCAGCGTTGACTCCGAGAATAAGCCGGAAGCCGCGAGGCAGTCGCTGAAGATCGTTTCCGATGGCGGTATCGTTTATGATAACTCTTTCGAAAACGGCGTCGCGGGAGCTTCTCCGTTCGGTATGGATATGTTTGATACCGACGGACTTCGTCTTTGGATATGCTCCGACGCGCCCGCGACTGTTTCTCTGACCGTGGGCAAGCGCGCCGAAGCCGGCTGCTGTTCGCTTACCGCTTCCGGTATTCCCGTTGAAGGCGAAGGGTATATAACGATCCCGTATTATATGTTCGTTCCCGACACGGACGGCGCTCGGATCGAGACCGACGGACTGATGAATTATATCCGTGTTGTCTGCGAGGGCGCGGATACGCTTTATATTGCGGATCTCCACGCTTATCGCGAGACCGTCGACGTTTCCGGAAGGACGCCCTATTCCGAGGAACGCATCATTACCAGAGGCGGGATCGTCGATAACGCTAATTATAAAATCTACTCCGTTGATTCCTACGGCACCGATAATCCGAAAGCGGTGACCATAACCACTCAGATGAACAACTACGTTTTCACGCTTGAACCCGCGGCGGAGGGCGATCCTGCGCAGCTCTGGCAGTTTAC
Protein-coding sequences here:
- a CDS encoding DUF4886 domain-containing protein, which produces MNEKKLLMIGNSFSWNAYTYLQSIADSSPMKLKVGDLCYGGCSLQMHKNFFETGAEVYGYEHTRRKSNGSCDINTALESDDWTHISLQQVSGLAGNFDTYQPYLDYVYNYVHKRVPNAEIIIHQTWAYQHDSTHEHFPDFNCDQDYMFKCVKEAYFRAAEAIGAKHIVPSGEAFQLARASAIGDTLCEDGFHANAKGQYLAGGVFFEVVTGGSIYDSTFKPDNINDGDFAILRDCIHKACDMYGRCE